The following proteins are encoded in a genomic region of Hymenobacter siberiensis:
- a CDS encoding polysaccharide deacetylase family protein, translating into MKFSSASLLLGALAMAACDTKTATTGETANSSVTVEAAPPAAAETSGTQATATDEANATPAPAPGSIPASKTGDAAAILARPQVPILCYHQIRDWTARDSKGAKDYIIPIAQFKAQIKMLADSGYHTISPDQLYAYMTTGAKLPSKPIMLTFDDTDLDQFTIARPTLEQYGYKAMYFVMTVSLGRPHYMTKAMVKQLSDEGNIIGSHTWDHHNVKKYQGKDWETQIDKPTKTLEEITGKKINYFAYPFGLWNTQAFPELKKRGFVAAFSLAEKRDQQDPLFTIRRIIASGYWTPKTLRNNILQSF; encoded by the coding sequence ATGAAATTTTCCTCTGCTTCCCTCCTGCTGGGTGCCCTTGCCATGGCCGCCTGCGACACTAAAACCGCCACCACCGGTGAAACGGCCAACAGCAGCGTTACTGTAGAGGCTGCCCCACCCGCCGCCGCCGAAACGTCTGGCACCCAGGCCACCGCCACCGATGAGGCCAACGCCACGCCCGCCCCGGCCCCCGGCAGCATCCCAGCCAGCAAAACCGGCGACGCGGCCGCCATTCTGGCCCGCCCGCAGGTGCCCATTCTGTGCTACCACCAGATTCGCGACTGGACGGCCCGCGACTCGAAGGGTGCCAAGGACTATATCATTCCCATCGCACAATTCAAGGCCCAGATTAAAATGCTGGCCGACTCGGGCTACCACACCATCTCGCCCGACCAGCTCTACGCCTACATGACCACCGGGGCCAAGCTGCCGAGCAAGCCCATCATGCTCACCTTTGATGACACCGACCTCGACCAGTTCACCATTGCCCGGCCCACGCTGGAGCAGTACGGCTACAAGGCCATGTACTTCGTGATGACCGTGAGCCTGGGCCGCCCCCATTACATGACCAAAGCCATGGTGAAGCAGCTATCTGACGAAGGCAACATCATCGGCTCGCACACCTGGGACCACCACAACGTGAAGAAGTACCAGGGCAAGGACTGGGAAACCCAAATCGACAAGCCCACCAAAACGCTGGAAGAAATCACGGGCAAGAAAATCAACTACTTCGCCTACCCCTTCGGCCTCTGGAATACCCAGGCCTTCCCCGAGCTGAAAAAGCGCGGCTTCGTGGCTGCCTTCTCGCTGGCCGAAAAGCGCGACCAGCAGGACCCGCTCTTCACCATCCGCCGCATCATCGCCAGCGGCTACTGGACCCCCAAGACGCTGCGCAACAACATCTTGCAGTCGTTCTAA
- a CDS encoding response regulator transcription factor, with protein MHVLLIEDEKSLHQEMRQFLLQAQYLVDSAYTYAEASEKLYVSSYDFVLLDLGLPGGDGLDLLREARLNENQEASFIILTARGALDDRIRGLDLGADDYLPKPFSLLELTSRMQAITRRKFNLKRPEITFGQGFSMDPNARIVRHGGQEVPLTKKEFDLLHYLLLHRGRVLTRLQLGEHLWGNVLEDDSDSNYIDVHIKNVRKKLAQFASSDFLETVRGIGYRAAE; from the coding sequence ATGCACGTTCTGCTCATCGAAGACGAAAAAAGCCTGCACCAAGAAATGCGGCAGTTTCTGCTGCAAGCCCAGTACCTGGTCGATTCGGCCTACACCTACGCCGAGGCCTCAGAAAAGCTCTACGTGAGCAGCTACGACTTCGTGCTGCTCGACCTGGGCCTGCCCGGCGGCGATGGCCTCGACCTGCTCCGGGAAGCCCGCCTGAATGAAAACCAGGAGGCCTCGTTCATCATCCTCACCGCGCGCGGCGCGCTCGATGACCGCATTCGCGGCCTCGACCTCGGGGCCGACGACTACCTGCCCAAGCCGTTCTCGCTGCTGGAGCTCACCAGCCGCATGCAGGCCATCACGCGCCGCAAGTTCAACCTTAAGCGACCAGAAATTACCTTCGGCCAAGGCTTTAGCATGGACCCCAACGCCCGCATCGTGCGGCACGGCGGCCAGGAAGTGCCCCTCACCAAAAAGGAGTTCGACCTGCTGCACTACCTGCTGCTGCACCGGGGCCGCGTCCTCACGCGCCTGCAGCTGGGCGAGCACCTGTGGGGCAACGTGCTCGAAGACGATTCCGACTCGAACTACATCGACGTGCACATCAAAAACGTGCGCAAGAAGCTGGCCCAGTTCGCCTCCTCCGACTTTCTGGAGACGGTGCGCGGCATCGGCTACCGGGCGGCGGAGTAG
- a CDS encoding sensor histidine kinase — protein sequence MRLEAKLALFNALSKLLLVLLGALVIPPIVQRVAVAHTDLYLRAKKQQVLALIARDGLQAFERGERVETYADYNIFKQEYITLTPLAAGKALPPEHIFEEPRQVDQQVEDFRILSFARPAQAAGQPAFRVEIGSSLETVELLTGTLRNLALWVLVAASLLTVFSDAAFAHYLLEPLRELTIRKLRGIRQPSDFQFEPIDTDTTDFRRLDDRLNSLMRQVQSAFAKEREFMSNVSHELLTPASILQSRFENMLQDPTLPEQHAQQIVESQRTLYRLRNTVRTLLLIANIENEQYLRNESVRLSTAVAEVAEELDDRRQQRDITLEVDITGDDTRPLANASLLHTLVRNLLSNAIKYNREGGSIRVLGRPLPTGGYTLRVEDSGPGIAPENIPYLFDRFRRFNSNAPGSPEGYGLGLPIAQTIAGFHGATLRAESEVGRGTAFILDFQPATKLLVGFMPAS from the coding sequence ATGCGTCTCGAAGCCAAGCTTGCCCTCTTCAATGCCCTGTCCAAGCTGCTGCTGGTGCTGCTGGGGGCCCTGGTGATTCCGCCCATTGTGCAGCGCGTGGCCGTGGCCCACACCGACCTGTACCTGCGGGCCAAAAAGCAGCAGGTGCTGGCCCTCATTGCCCGCGATGGCCTGCAGGCGTTCGAGCGCGGCGAGCGGGTCGAAACCTACGCCGACTACAACATCTTCAAGCAGGAATACATTACGCTCACGCCGCTAGCCGCCGGCAAGGCCCTGCCGCCCGAGCACATCTTTGAAGAGCCCCGGCAGGTAGACCAGCAGGTGGAGGATTTTCGGATTCTGAGTTTTGCGCGGCCGGCCCAGGCGGCGGGCCAGCCAGCATTTCGGGTCGAGATTGGCTCCTCCCTGGAAACGGTGGAGCTGCTGACCGGGACGCTGCGCAACCTGGCCCTGTGGGTGCTGGTGGCGGCCTCGCTGCTCACCGTATTTTCCGATGCAGCCTTTGCGCACTACCTGCTAGAGCCCCTGCGCGAGCTGACTATACGCAAGCTGCGGGGCATCCGGCAGCCGTCGGATTTTCAGTTTGAACCCATTGATACCGATACCACTGACTTCCGTCGCCTCGACGACCGGTTGAACTCGCTGATGCGGCAGGTGCAGTCGGCTTTTGCCAAGGAGCGGGAGTTCATGAGCAACGTGAGCCACGAGCTACTCACCCCGGCCAGCATCCTGCAATCGCGCTTCGAAAACATGCTGCAGGACCCCACCCTGCCCGAGCAGCACGCCCAGCAAATCGTGGAATCGCAGCGCACGCTCTACCGCCTGCGCAACACCGTGCGCACCCTGCTGCTCATCGCCAACATCGAAAACGAGCAGTACCTGCGCAACGAATCGGTGCGCCTGAGCACCGCCGTGGCCGAGGTGGCCGAGGAGCTGGACGACCGCCGCCAGCAGCGCGACATTACCCTGGAAGTAGACATTACCGGCGACGACACCCGCCCCCTCGCCAACGCCAGCCTGCTGCACACGCTGGTGCGCAACCTGCTCTCCAACGCCATTAAGTACAACCGCGAGGGCGGTAGCATCCGGGTACTGGGCCGCCCCCTGCCCACCGGCGGCTACACGCTGCGCGTGGAGGATTCCGGCCCCGGCATCGCCCCGGAAAACATCCCGTACCTTTTCGACCGGTTTCGGCGCTTCAACTCCAACGCGCCCGGTTCGCCGGAGGGCTACGGGCTGGGGCTGCCCATTGCCCAGACCATTGCGGGCTTTCACGGGGCCACGCTGCGGGCCGAGTCGGAGGTGGGCCGGGGCACGGCATTTATCCTGGATTTTCAGCCGGCCACCAAATTATTGGTGGGATTCATGCCGGCTTCATAG
- a CDS encoding DUF4920 domain-containing protein encodes MKFLLSFAGVLVAILLLLKFVPSAPINPVLPLPQGQQEVNGHDSEVPKGAGANADGEEEEGETLGNTSIAPAAPGQTYGAAITPAGALPMSALVTALGSRDSAQVKLVGKATAVCQARGCWMTLPTADGQDMRVSFRDYAFFVPKDLSGHTVVVSGWAHRQTVSVAEQQHYLRDAGKPEPEIAAITQPRQELNFLADGVLVQN; translated from the coding sequence ATGAAATTCCTGCTCTCTTTCGCTGGCGTATTAGTCGCCATTCTGCTCCTGTTGAAGTTTGTTCCTTCGGCCCCCATCAACCCCGTGCTGCCGTTGCCCCAGGGCCAGCAGGAAGTGAATGGCCACGATTCTGAAGTACCCAAAGGCGCGGGTGCCAATGCCGACGGTGAAGAAGAAGAAGGCGAGACGCTTGGTAACACCAGCATTGCCCCAGCCGCCCCCGGCCAGACCTACGGCGCGGCCATCACGCCCGCCGGGGCCCTGCCCATGAGCGCCCTGGTCACCGCCCTGGGCAGCCGCGATTCGGCCCAGGTGAAGCTGGTGGGCAAAGCCACCGCCGTGTGCCAGGCCAGAGGCTGCTGGATGACCCTGCCCACCGCCGACGGCCAGGACATGCGCGTGAGCTTCCGCGATTATGCCTTTTTTGTGCCCAAAGACCTCAGCGGCCATACCGTGGTAGTGAGCGGCTGGGCGCACCGCCAGACCGTGAGCGTGGCCGAGCAGCAGCACTACCTGCGCGACGCCGGTAAGCCCGAGCCGGAAATTGCCGCCATTACCCAGCCCCGGCAGGAGCTGAATTTTCTGGCCGATGGCGTGCTGGTGCAGAACTAA
- the ligA gene encoding NAD-dependent DNA ligase LigA, translating to MPDTPAIQHRIQALTEQLHHLNHQYYQLDISEISDQEFDKLLAELQQLESAHPDLALPNSPTRRVGGTITKQFPTSVHRFPMLSLGNTYSEDDLREFDERVQKGLEGAPYAYVCELKIDGVAMSLRYEHGQLTQGVTRGDGTRGDVVTANVRTIKTLPLALRPGPDQPEDFEVRGEVFLPLPVFEELNAEREQNGEALLANPRNAASGTLKLQNSAQVAARKLRFYAYSLLTPGRHFASHSAALEALSQYGLPVSDTWRRASTIDEVLGFVHYWAKKRFDLPVATDGIVIKVDDLRQQDQLGYTAKSPRWAIAYKYPAEAARTRLNDVLYNVGRTGAVTPVAVLTPVPLAGTVVKRATLHNANQIELLDLRLGDLVYVEKGGEIIPKITGVDLTARPADAVPIQYPTACPACGTPLVRPEGEAHFRCPNERGCPPQLKARLEHYVSRKALNIDGLGAETVGRLFDLKMVVTPADIYDLPARRPELVTLERLGEKSIDNLITGIEASKQVPFPRVLFGMGIRYVGETVAQKLAAHYRGIDALMAATAEEMAAVPEVGGVIAVAAAHWFQQPENRTLVERLRQAGVQLEVTGEAPVPASDRLAGLTFVISGVFEQHSREELQHLITSNGGKITGSISKKLSYLVAGDNMGPAKREKALGFKVPIISEIDLMGMLPAADAGAPAEAAAAVLPAPVMPGPGRQGNLF from the coding sequence ATGCCCGATACTCCCGCCATTCAGCACCGCATTCAGGCCCTCACCGAGCAGTTGCACCACCTCAATCACCAATATTATCAGCTCGATATCTCGGAAATTTCCGACCAGGAATTCGATAAGCTATTGGCCGAGCTGCAGCAGCTCGAATCCGCGCACCCCGACCTGGCCCTGCCCAACTCGCCCACCCGCCGCGTGGGCGGCACCATCACCAAGCAGTTTCCCACGTCGGTGCACCGCTTTCCCATGCTCAGCCTGGGCAACACCTATTCCGAAGACGACCTGCGCGAGTTCGATGAGCGGGTGCAAAAAGGGCTGGAGGGCGCGCCGTATGCTTACGTCTGTGAGTTGAAAATTGACGGCGTGGCCATGAGCCTGCGCTACGAGCACGGCCAGCTCACCCAGGGCGTGACCCGTGGCGACGGCACCCGTGGCGACGTGGTGACGGCCAACGTGCGCACCATCAAAACCCTGCCGCTGGCCCTGCGCCCCGGCCCCGACCAGCCCGAAGATTTTGAGGTGCGCGGCGAGGTATTCCTGCCGCTGCCGGTGTTTGAGGAGCTAAACGCCGAGCGCGAGCAGAATGGCGAAGCCCTGCTGGCCAACCCCCGCAACGCCGCCAGCGGCACCCTCAAGCTTCAGAATTCGGCTCAGGTGGCGGCCCGCAAGCTGCGTTTTTACGCCTATTCGCTGCTCACGCCGGGCCGGCACTTCGCCAGCCACAGCGCCGCTCTCGAAGCCCTGAGCCAGTACGGCCTGCCGGTTTCGGATACCTGGCGGCGGGCTTCCACTATCGATGAAGTACTCGGATTCGTGCATTACTGGGCCAAAAAACGCTTCGACCTGCCCGTGGCCACCGATGGCATTGTCATCAAGGTCGACGACCTGCGCCAGCAGGACCAGCTGGGCTACACCGCCAAAAGCCCGCGCTGGGCCATTGCCTATAAGTACCCCGCCGAAGCCGCCCGCACCCGCCTCAACGACGTGCTCTACAACGTGGGCCGTACCGGGGCCGTCACGCCCGTGGCTGTGCTCACGCCCGTACCGCTGGCCGGCACCGTGGTAAAGCGCGCCACTCTGCACAACGCCAACCAGATAGAGCTGCTCGACCTGCGCCTCGGCGACCTGGTGTACGTAGAAAAGGGCGGCGAAATCATCCCCAAAATTACGGGTGTGGACCTGACCGCCCGGCCCGCTGATGCGGTGCCCATCCAGTACCCCACGGCGTGCCCGGCCTGCGGCACGCCGCTGGTGCGGCCCGAGGGTGAGGCGCATTTCCGCTGCCCCAACGAGCGCGGCTGTCCGCCCCAGCTCAAGGCCCGCCTGGAGCATTACGTGAGCCGTAAAGCGCTAAATATCGACGGTCTCGGGGCCGAAACCGTGGGCCGCCTGTTCGACCTGAAAATGGTTGTCACGCCCGCCGATATCTACGACCTGCCCGCCCGCCGGCCCGAGCTGGTGACGCTGGAGCGCCTCGGCGAAAAGAGTATCGATAACCTCATCACCGGCATTGAGGCCAGCAAACAGGTGCCGTTTCCGCGCGTGCTGTTTGGCATGGGTATTCGGTACGTGGGCGAGACGGTGGCCCAGAAGCTGGCTGCCCATTACCGCGGCATTGACGCGCTGATGGCCGCCACCGCCGAGGAAATGGCCGCCGTGCCCGAAGTGGGTGGCGTGATTGCCGTGGCCGCCGCGCACTGGTTTCAGCAACCCGAAAACCGCACGCTGGTGGAGCGCCTGCGCCAGGCCGGCGTGCAGCTGGAAGTGACCGGCGAAGCGCCCGTGCCTGCTTCCGACCGGTTGGCCGGCCTCACGTTCGTTATTTCGGGGGTGTTTGAGCAGCATAGCCGCGAGGAGCTGCAGCACCTCATCACTTCCAACGGGGGTAAAATCACGGGTTCCATCAGCAAAAAGCTGAGCTACCTGGTGGCCGGCGATAACATGGGCCCCGCCAAGCGCGAAAAAGCTCTGGGCTTCAAAGTCCCCATTATCTCCGAAATCGACCTGATGGGGATGCTGCCCGCCGCCGATGCCGGTGCGCCCGCCGAAGCTGCCGCCGCCGTGCTGCCTGCGCCCGTTATGCCGGGGCCGGGCCGGCAGGGAAACCTATTCTAG
- a CDS encoding S8 family serine peptidase: protein MPANQQAPARYWVSLADKAGAHFSPKHYFSPAAQARRVRQHLPAFDATDLPVRSDYVAAIAARVDTITLVSRWFNAVACRATPAQAAALRALPGVAQVEAWPQRTAEAAAHQATKPVRYEPASAPKPISANDYLLARRQTAYLDGAALRAAGLAGQGMRIAVFDVGFRGLPEHPAFRELVAGRRIVATHDFLRNRDDVFIGGSHGTEVMGCLAGRLPGGPGGTSGPALGLAPDAEYLLARTEQLHRERYAEEEAWLAAVEWADRLGADIINSSLAYTEQRYFPEQMDGHRSLIARAANLAARKGVLVVSAAGNDGDDDWVRIGTPADADSALAIGGLDPETGLHVAFSSYGPTADRRPKPNLVAFGIVLTTTPGGGYERLEGTSFASPLVAGFAACLWQQHRELTAMQVFRGLEKSAELYPYFDYAHGYGRPRFAHFALSVPAVAAGPTFDFVPHDSLIAVVIRPEAALRPAETLPLMADQSEPALPAALPAPEAKSPADNVPHVGREQPVGPSPAPLPEPSYPAYLYWNLADRRGVLRRYETRAVTQRLVVQVPRRFLGGGNVLRVYFKGYTATFSE from the coding sequence TTGCCCGCAAATCAGCAAGCTCCTGCGCGCTACTGGGTATCGCTGGCCGATAAGGCGGGCGCACATTTTAGTCCGAAGCACTATTTTTCGCCCGCCGCGCAGGCCCGTCGCGTTCGCCAGCACCTCCCGGCGTTTGATGCCACCGACCTGCCCGTGCGGTCCGATTACGTGGCCGCCATCGCGGCGCGGGTCGACACCATAACGCTGGTCAGCCGCTGGTTCAATGCCGTGGCCTGCCGGGCCACTCCGGCCCAGGCCGCCGCGCTCCGGGCGCTGCCCGGCGTGGCCCAGGTCGAAGCGTGGCCGCAGCGCACCGCTGAAGCAGCCGCTCATCAGGCAACCAAACCAGTACGCTACGAACCTGCCAGCGCACCCAAGCCTATTTCCGCCAACGACTACCTGCTGGCCCGCCGCCAAACAGCCTACCTCGACGGGGCCGCGCTGCGGGCGGCCGGACTTGCCGGGCAGGGCATGCGCATTGCCGTGTTCGATGTGGGCTTTAGGGGGCTGCCCGAGCACCCGGCGTTTCGGGAGTTGGTGGCGGGCCGGCGCATCGTGGCCACCCACGACTTTCTGCGCAACCGCGACGACGTATTCATCGGCGGCAGCCACGGCACCGAGGTGATGGGCTGCCTGGCCGGCCGCTTGCCCGGTGGTCCCGGCGGCACGTCGGGCCCGGCCCTGGGCCTCGCGCCCGATGCCGAGTACCTGCTGGCCCGCACCGAGCAGCTGCACCGCGAACGCTACGCCGAGGAGGAAGCCTGGCTGGCCGCCGTGGAATGGGCCGACCGCCTCGGGGCCGACATCATCAATTCCTCGCTGGCTTATACCGAGCAGCGCTATTTCCCCGAGCAGATGGACGGGCACCGCAGCCTCATTGCCCGCGCCGCCAACCTGGCCGCCCGCAAGGGCGTGCTGGTGGTGAGCGCCGCCGGCAACGACGGCGACGACGACTGGGTTCGTATCGGCACGCCCGCCGATGCCGACTCGGCGCTGGCCATTGGCGGGCTCGACCCCGAAACCGGCCTTCACGTCGCTTTCAGCTCCTACGGCCCCACCGCCGACCGCCGGCCCAAGCCCAACCTGGTGGCGTTCGGCATTGTACTCACCACCACGCCGGGCGGCGGCTACGAGCGGCTGGAGGGCACTTCCTTTGCCTCGCCGCTGGTGGCGGGCTTCGCGGCCTGCCTGTGGCAGCAGCACCGGGAGCTCACGGCCATGCAGGTGTTTCGGGGGCTCGAAAAATCGGCGGAGCTGTACCCGTACTTCGACTATGCCCACGGCTACGGGCGGCCCCGCTTCGCGCACTTTGCGCTTTCGGTGCCGGCGGTTGCGGCCGGGCCCACGTTCGATTTTGTGCCCCACGACAGCCTGATTGCCGTCGTCATCCGCCCCGAAGCTGCCCTGCGGCCCGCCGAAACGCTGCCGCTCATGGCCGACCAGAGCGAGCCCGCCCTGCCCGCCGCCCTGCCCGCCCCGGAAGCGAAAAGCCCCGCCGACAACGTCCCGCACGTAGGCCGCGAGCAGCCCGTGGGCCCCAGCCCCGCGCCGCTGCCCGAGCCCAGCTACCCGGCCTATCTCTACTGGAACCTGGCGGACCGGCGCGGCGTGCTGCGTCGCTACGAAACCCGCGCCGTGACGCAGCGGCTGGTAGTGCAGGTGCCGCGCCGCTTCCTGGGCGGGGGTAACGTGCTGCGCGTTTATTTCAAAGGCTACACGGCCACATTTTCAGAGTAA
- a CDS encoding phosphoglycerate mutase family protein has product MKHCFLFWPLLLAALVTLANSAAAQAPVKSKSKAKPIVTTVYIVRHAEKDSTTDRTDPTLSALGQTRALALRKTLMGYHPAALFTTETKRTRATLAPLAEALKLEPQVYDPKRGRDLTDRILKEYAGKSVVIVGHSNNVLSLIDDFGATPPVEEIGENDYEYLFTVRLVEGAMPTVDMRGYGPERRQSPKPGKAAPMVQTAPMK; this is encoded by the coding sequence ATGAAACACTGCTTCCTATTCTGGCCGCTGCTGTTGGCGGCCCTGGTCACGCTGGCCAACAGCGCCGCCGCCCAGGCCCCGGTCAAATCCAAATCTAAAGCCAAGCCCATTGTCACGACGGTGTACATTGTGCGCCACGCCGAAAAAGATTCGACCACCGACCGCACCGACCCTACGCTCTCGGCCCTGGGCCAGACCCGCGCCCTGGCTCTGCGCAAAACCCTGATGGGCTACCACCCGGCGGCCCTTTTCACCACCGAAACCAAGCGCACCCGCGCCACCCTGGCCCCCCTGGCCGAGGCCCTGAAGCTGGAGCCGCAGGTGTACGACCCGAAACGGGGCCGTGACCTGACCGACCGCATTCTGAAAGAATACGCCGGAAAATCGGTGGTTATCGTGGGTCATTCCAACAACGTGCTCTCGCTCATCGACGATTTTGGGGCTACCCCGCCGGTGGAAGAAATCGGCGAAAACGACTACGAATACCTCTTCACCGTGCGCTTGGTGGAAGGAGCCATGCCCACCGTCGACATGCGCGGCTATGGCCCCGAGCGCCGGCAGAGTCCCAAACCAGGCAAGGCTGCACCCATGGTTCAGACTGCGCCCATGAAGTAG
- a CDS encoding M20/M25/M40 family metallo-hydrolase encodes MLVLAGTLLVINAPAEAQSRKKAKGTPAPVAAAQADQTDSLALRKIFDEALLRGESYDNLRYLTGTIGPRLSGSPQAQQAVEWGKATMEKAGFDRVYLQEVMVPHWVRGSKERGEIIGNKDKGVRVPVCALGGSVSTGGKLKAGVVEVHSLEEVKNLPEAAVKGKFIFYNRPFNDVLIEPGAAYGGAVDQRANGAIEAAKRGAVGALVRSMTSARDDNPHTGTMRYVEGVAKVPGAALSTNAADRLSQLLKANPDLQFELEMECITLPDEKSYNVVGEIKGSKFPQEIITVGGHLDSWDLAQGAHDDGTGCVQSMEALRLLRAAGFKPERTVRAVLFMNEENGTRGGNEYARLAAQNQETHLAAIESDGGGFTPRGFTVEGDPATVAKLARFAPLLRPYHAADVTAGHSGTDIEPLQAAVHPKALIGYKCDSQRYFDIHHTAADTFDKVNRRELELGGASMASLIYLLSKYGL; translated from the coding sequence ATGCTGGTTTTGGCCGGCACCCTATTGGTCATCAACGCTCCGGCTGAGGCCCAGTCGCGCAAAAAAGCCAAGGGCACTCCCGCGCCCGTCGCTGCGGCCCAAGCCGACCAGACCGACTCGCTGGCCCTGCGCAAAATTTTCGATGAAGCCCTGCTGCGCGGCGAGAGCTACGACAACCTGCGCTACCTCACCGGCACCATCGGGCCCCGCCTGTCGGGCTCGCCGCAGGCCCAGCAGGCCGTGGAGTGGGGCAAGGCCACCATGGAAAAAGCCGGGTTCGACCGCGTGTACCTGCAGGAGGTGATGGTGCCACACTGGGTGCGCGGCAGCAAGGAGCGCGGCGAAATCATTGGGAATAAGGACAAAGGCGTGCGGGTGCCGGTGTGCGCCCTGGGCGGCTCGGTGAGCACCGGCGGCAAGCTGAAGGCCGGCGTGGTGGAAGTGCACAGCCTGGAAGAAGTGAAAAATCTGCCCGAAGCGGCCGTGAAAGGCAAGTTCATATTCTATAACCGGCCCTTCAACGATGTCCTCATTGAGCCGGGCGCGGCCTACGGCGGGGCCGTGGACCAGCGCGCCAACGGGGCCATCGAAGCCGCCAAACGCGGGGCCGTGGGGGCCCTGGTGCGCTCCATGACCAGCGCCCGCGACGATAACCCGCACACCGGCACCATGCGCTACGTCGAGGGCGTGGCCAAGGTGCCCGGCGCCGCCCTTAGCACCAATGCCGCCGACCGGCTCAGCCAACTCCTCAAGGCCAACCCCGACCTGCAGTTTGAGCTGGAAATGGAGTGCATTACCCTGCCCGACGAAAAAAGCTACAACGTGGTAGGCGAAATCAAGGGTAGCAAATTCCCGCAGGAAATCATCACCGTGGGTGGCCACCTCGATTCCTGGGACCTGGCCCAGGGCGCCCACGACGACGGCACCGGCTGCGTGCAAAGCATGGAGGCCCTACGCCTGCTGCGCGCCGCCGGCTTCAAGCCCGAGCGCACGGTACGCGCCGTGCTCTTCATGAATGAAGAAAACGGCACCCGGGGCGGCAACGAATACGCCCGCCTGGCCGCCCAGAATCAGGAAACGCACCTCGCCGCCATCGAGTCGGACGGGGGCGGGTTCACGCCGCGCGGCTTCACCGTGGAGGGCGACCCCGCCACGGTGGCCAAGCTGGCCCGCTTTGCCCCGCTGCTGCGGCCCTACCACGCCGCCGACGTAACGGCCGGCCACTCCGGCACCGATATCGAGCCCCTGCAAGCCGCTGTGCACCCCAAAGCCCTCATCGGCTACAAGTGCGACTCGCAACGCTATTTCGACATTCACCACACCGCCGCCGACACCTTCGACAAAGTGAACCGCCGCGAGCTGGAGCTGGGCGGGGCCAGCATGGCGTCGCTGATTTACCTGCTGAGCAAGTATGGCTTGTAA
- a CDS encoding OmpA family protein produces the protein MNFRLLPTMLLGATLLALPGCNQKEIAALQQQNSDLTKSRDQLALEKNALASAKARNEDELRNSILNKNQQVSQLNQNLGDAETDIKNKNADLQNKNARIADLQNALAQKDAATKALRQRVSDALLGFNAQDLQVSVKNGKVYVSLSEQLLFKSGSTKVDPKGQDALRKLATALKDNKDVNVLVEGHTDNVPIKGTTASGAKDNWDLSVMRATEITRLLTTAGMDPAQVTPSGRSMYMPVVANDSPANKALNRRTDIILTPKLDELFSILGQN, from the coding sequence ATGAATTTCCGCCTCCTCCCCACCATGCTGCTAGGTGCCACGCTGCTGGCACTGCCCGGCTGCAACCAGAAAGAAATCGCGGCCCTGCAACAGCAGAACTCCGACCTCACCAAATCGCGCGACCAGCTGGCGCTGGAAAAAAATGCCCTGGCCTCGGCCAAAGCCCGCAACGAGGATGAGCTACGCAACTCGATTCTCAATAAAAACCAGCAGGTTAGCCAGCTGAATCAGAATCTGGGCGATGCCGAAACAGACATCAAGAACAAGAATGCCGACCTGCAAAATAAAAACGCCCGCATCGCCGACCTGCAAAATGCCCTGGCCCAGAAAGATGCCGCTACCAAAGCCCTCCGCCAGCGCGTTTCGGATGCCCTGCTGGGCTTTAACGCCCAGGATTTGCAGGTGAGCGTGAAAAACGGCAAGGTATACGTGTCGCTTTCCGAGCAGCTGCTCTTCAAATCGGGCTCGACCAAAGTAGACCCCAAAGGCCAGGATGCCCTGCGCAAGCTGGCCACCGCCCTCAAAGACAACAAGGACGTGAACGTGCTGGTAGAAGGCCACACCGACAACGTGCCCATCAAAGGCACCACGGCCAGCGGGGCTAAGGACAACTGGGACCTGAGCGTGATGCGGGCCACGGAAATCACCCGCCTGCTCACCACGGCCGGCATGGACCCCGCCCAGGTTACGCCCTCGGGCCGCTCGATGTACATGCCCGTGGTGGCCAACGACTCCCCCGCCAACAAGGCCCTGAACCGCCGCACCGACATCATCCTCACGCCCAAGCTCGACGAGCTGTTCTCGATTCTGGGCCAGAACTAA